From the Leifsonia sp. AG29 genome, one window contains:
- a CDS encoding LuxR C-terminal-related transcriptional regulator — MSDTAARQRTLRVVVADDDAFTASMVASALRSLGWDAVQTTDADSAWETITGSDPNAVVTDLDFGTGHSGGDLLWRVHRELPWVGLVVLTSHLSPELAIGDGALPPSVVYLVKSQVRDVAMLAEAVDAAIIGGAHPPAEPDGDVRSVTRSQAEVLRLVAAGASTRRIAAERGTSVRAVETMLVRLYSALGVDSDELANPRVAAARLWQQGRVRIR, encoded by the coding sequence ATGAGCGACACGGCAGCACGGCAGCGGACGCTCCGCGTCGTCGTCGCGGACGACGACGCGTTCACCGCGTCGATGGTCGCGTCCGCGCTCCGGTCGCTCGGCTGGGACGCGGTGCAGACCACCGACGCGGACAGCGCCTGGGAGACGATCACCGGCTCCGACCCGAACGCCGTCGTGACCGACCTCGACTTCGGCACCGGCCACTCCGGAGGGGACCTGCTCTGGCGGGTGCACCGCGAGCTGCCGTGGGTCGGGCTCGTCGTGCTGACCTCGCACCTCTCCCCCGAGCTCGCCATCGGCGACGGCGCCCTCCCGCCGTCCGTCGTCTATCTCGTGAAGTCGCAGGTGCGGGACGTGGCCATGCTGGCCGAGGCCGTCGATGCGGCGATCATCGGAGGCGCGCACCCGCCCGCGGAGCCCGACGGCGACGTGCGGTCGGTCACCCGGTCGCAGGCGGAAGTGCTGCGGCTGGTGGCGGCAGGAGCCTCCACGCGGCGCATCGCGGCCGAGCGCGGAACCAGCGTGCGGGCCGTCGAGACGATGCTCGTACGGCTCTACTCGGCGCTGGGCGTCGACTCCGACGAGCTCGCCAACCCGCGCGTCGCTGCCGCGCGGCTGTGGCAGCAGGGGCGGGTACGGATCCGCTGA
- a CDS encoding NAD(P)H-binding protein: protein METAAGSPSGSAASLPPLAVTGVTGMVGRLTADALADAGVPFRMLARDPQRAPHFPGSAVVQASYADAPAARAALAGVEVLFMVSAAENADRLAEHYAFVDAAAAAGVRHIVYTSFFGAAPDATFTLARDHDATEQRIRSTGMTFTFLRDNLYLDFVENMVGEDGVIRGPAGNGRAAMVARADVARVAAAVLQHPGDHANITYNLTGPEELTMAEVAEVLSSRLGRAVSFHDETVPEAYESRKRWRAPQWQYDAWVSTYTAIAAGELAGVTGDVERVTGRRPLSLSEYLEAHLR, encoded by the coding sequence ATGGAAACCGCAGCCGGCAGCCCCTCGGGCAGCGCCGCCTCCCTCCCCCCGCTCGCCGTCACCGGGGTGACCGGCATGGTCGGCCGGCTGACCGCGGACGCTCTGGCCGACGCGGGCGTGCCGTTCCGTATGCTCGCCCGCGATCCGCAGCGCGCGCCGCACTTCCCCGGGAGCGCGGTGGTGCAGGCGTCCTACGCCGATGCGCCCGCCGCCCGCGCCGCACTGGCCGGCGTCGAGGTGCTCTTCATGGTCTCAGCGGCCGAGAACGCGGACCGTCTCGCCGAGCACTACGCCTTCGTGGACGCGGCCGCGGCCGCCGGAGTCCGGCACATCGTCTACACGTCGTTCTTCGGGGCCGCCCCGGACGCGACGTTCACCCTCGCCCGCGACCACGACGCGACGGAGCAGCGGATCCGCTCGACCGGGATGACGTTCACGTTCCTCCGCGACAACCTCTACCTCGACTTCGTCGAGAACATGGTGGGCGAGGACGGCGTCATCCGGGGCCCCGCGGGCAACGGGCGCGCCGCGATGGTCGCGCGGGCCGACGTGGCGCGCGTCGCGGCCGCGGTCCTCCAGCACCCGGGCGACCACGCGAACATCACCTACAACCTCACCGGCCCGGAGGAACTGACGATGGCCGAGGTCGCCGAGGTGCTGTCGAGCCGGCTCGGTCGCGCCGTCTCGTTCCACGACGAGACCGTCCCGGAGGCGTACGAGTCGCGCAAGCGCTGGCGGGCGCCGCAGTGGCAGTACGACGCGTGGGTCTCGACCTACACCGCGATCGCGGCGGGTGAGCTGGCCGGGGTCACGGGCGACGTCGAGCGGGTGACGGGGCGGCGTCCGCTCTCGCTCTCCGAGTACCTGGAGGCGCACCTCCGCTGA
- a CDS encoding tetratricopeptide repeat protein, translated as MTSPDLLERLRAIFDARDRERMQPTIDAFLAVLADHPDDPHVLYEVGGSYDTAGEEETAAGYYERALEAGLSGDALRRCLVQYGSTLRNLERYDESLAVLERGLEQFPWSDSLRVWHALSLHAAGRSDAAVGELMELAADRVLSDDLLRYEAAIRGNAEWLREVDAARTR; from the coding sequence GTGACCTCACCAGACCTGCTCGAGCGCCTCCGGGCCATCTTCGACGCCCGCGATCGCGAGCGCATGCAGCCGACCATCGACGCGTTCCTCGCCGTGCTCGCCGACCACCCGGACGACCCGCACGTGCTGTACGAGGTCGGCGGCTCGTACGACACCGCGGGCGAGGAGGAGACCGCCGCCGGCTACTACGAGCGCGCCCTGGAGGCGGGGCTCTCGGGCGACGCGCTGCGCCGGTGCCTCGTGCAGTACGGCAGCACGCTCCGGAACCTCGAGCGGTACGACGAGTCGTTGGCGGTGCTGGAACGCGGGCTGGAGCAGTTCCCCTGGTCGGACTCGCTCCGGGTGTGGCACGCGTTGTCCCTCCACGCGGCGGGCCGCAGCGACGCCGCGGTCGGCGAGCTGATGGAGCTGGCCGCCGACCGGGTTCTCAGCGACGACCTGCTGCGCTATGAGGCCGCGATCCGCGGCAACGCGGAATGGCTGCGCGAGGTGGACGCCGCCCGGACGCGCTGA
- a CDS encoding GDSL-type esterase/lipase family protein, producing the protein MQSARVTFGAAVRGRAAAGLWRLRASAARGGMVRPAGAPQAFAAGRRVLHVLLAGSGPVVGWGVGSHDLALPGALARALAATTGRGVIVDVMAQPSAGVRRLRRILRSRRLPRYDVVVLSAAVEDAVRFVPPARWAHRVGALLHSTRQHSSAVIAWLGAPPIRGFDARHARAQEAIRAHADRLNFVARLECRDAGALFVPLADPPHVDAARHRSPADYLFWARTLADALAPALEERPPAPAPVQWHSADRAEAIDRLRLSERTNDPRLSGLVGTAKRTLGTEIAMFTVLDDRREWALAASGAARLEFPIEQSVCLYTVQTSDGMAVCDAQLDERFAGSPLASGPAALRYYAGYPVEAPDGTRIGAVCVFSRKPRSQQEAEADLDVLRELALLAQRELWQWQPGGGDS; encoded by the coding sequence GTGCAGTCGGCGAGGGTGACGTTCGGAGCGGCGGTGCGCGGGCGTGCCGCGGCCGGCCTCTGGCGCCTCCGCGCCTCCGCCGCGCGCGGGGGCATGGTCCGGCCGGCCGGTGCGCCGCAGGCGTTCGCCGCCGGGCGCCGCGTGCTGCACGTGCTCCTGGCCGGATCCGGGCCGGTCGTCGGCTGGGGCGTCGGCAGCCATGACCTGGCCCTCCCGGGGGCGCTGGCGCGCGCGCTCGCGGCGACGACCGGGCGCGGGGTCATCGTCGACGTCATGGCGCAGCCGTCCGCGGGTGTGCGGCGGCTGCGCCGGATTCTGCGATCCCGGCGGCTCCCCCGCTACGACGTCGTCGTGCTCAGCGCCGCGGTCGAGGATGCAGTGCGGTTCGTCCCTCCCGCGCGCTGGGCGCACCGGGTCGGGGCGCTCCTCCACAGCACTCGCCAGCACAGCAGCGCTGTCATCGCGTGGCTCGGCGCCCCGCCGATCCGCGGGTTCGACGCTCGGCACGCCCGCGCCCAGGAGGCGATCCGAGCCCATGCCGACCGGCTCAACTTCGTCGCACGCCTCGAGTGCCGGGATGCCGGGGCGCTGTTCGTCCCCCTCGCCGATCCTCCTCATGTGGACGCGGCGCGGCACCGCTCGCCGGCCGACTACCTGTTCTGGGCGCGGACGCTCGCCGACGCCTTGGCGCCGGCCCTGGAGGAGCGACCTCCGGCGCCCGCGCCGGTGCAGTGGCACAGCGCAGACCGGGCGGAGGCGATCGACCGCCTGCGCCTCTCCGAGCGGACGAACGATCCACGCCTGAGCGGCCTGGTCGGCACCGCGAAGCGGACGCTCGGCACCGAGATCGCGATGTTCACGGTGCTCGACGACCGCAGGGAGTGGGCGCTCGCGGCATCGGGGGCAGCGCGTCTCGAGTTCCCGATCGAGCAGTCCGTGTGCCTGTACACCGTCCAGACCAGCGACGGGATGGCCGTGTGCGACGCTCAACTCGACGAGCGGTTCGCCGGCAGCCCGCTGGCGTCCGGTCCCGCCGCGCTGCGCTACTACGCCGGCTACCCGGTCGAGGCTCCCGACGGCACCAGGATCGGAGCGGTGTGCGTCTTCTCGCGCAAGCCGCGGAGCCAGCAGGAGGCGGAGGCCGACCTCGACGTCCTGCGCGAGCTGGCTCTCCTGGCGCAGCGCGAGCTCTGGCAGTGGCAACCCGGCGGGGGCGACTCGTAG
- a CDS encoding NUDIX hydrolase, with the protein MTFPPLLVAAVAVVRDRRVLMVTARDRDVYYLPGGKIDPGETAVEAAAREAREEVALRLDPDHLEELFDVRTQAHGEPEGREAHMRMFLARTDAEPRPAGEVGAVHWVGTGDADRCPPAGREVLRQLEERGLID; encoded by the coding sequence GTGACGTTTCCGCCCCTCCTGGTCGCCGCCGTGGCCGTCGTGCGCGACCGTCGCGTGCTCATGGTGACAGCCCGCGACCGCGACGTGTACTACCTGCCCGGAGGCAAGATCGACCCGGGGGAGACGGCCGTGGAGGCGGCGGCCCGGGAGGCGCGCGAAGAGGTCGCCCTGCGCCTCGACCCGGACCACCTCGAGGAGCTCTTCGACGTGAGGACGCAGGCGCACGGCGAGCCCGAGGGACGCGAAGCGCACATGCGGATGTTCCTCGCTCGGACCGACGCCGAGCCGCGACCCGCGGGCGAAGTCGGTGCGGTTCACTGGGTCGGCACCGGGGACGCAGACCGATGCCCGCCCGCCGGCCGGGAGGTGCTGCGGCAGCTGGAGGAGCGCGGGCTGATCGACTGA
- a CDS encoding phospholipase C — MSRPSRPRRRSGAVAGFALLGAAALAGAGILAGAPALADTDGGPDHSSHGDHSNQTTTPIKHLVVIFNENVSFDHYFGTYPNAANTDGTPFHAAAGTPSANTLVTSGTLTSNPNLYAPQRLSPAQALTCDQDHNYADEQAAVDNGKMDLFVQKTSRDACTGAYGAPGLVMDYYDGNTVTGLWNYAQNYAMSDNSWDTTFGPSTPGALNLISGQTHGGTAYDPKTGAVLPASTAVQSPDAAGVGTVIGDPDPVYDDCSDNDHTSTYPVVGMSGKNVGDLLNARGVTWGWFQGGFTPTTAWDGKAGDYAKCDATTANIGGATPKDYSPHHSPFQYYKSTSNPHHLPPTSVKAIGHTDQANHQYDITAFDAAVKAGDLPAVSFLKAPEAQDGHAGYSDPIDEQKFLVNEINALQQSKDWSSTAVVVAYDDSDGWYDHVAPTVTNGSNDSKVDSAVCTSVTTIAGGYADRCGPSQRLPLLVVSPWAAQNKIDHTNTNQASVLRFIENNWFTGRIGDASFDETAGSLAGLFDWAHPQQRQVLLDPATGAVAKVVPTKPHWPEPPRDGWKSQP, encoded by the coding sequence GTGTCCAGACCGTCACGTCCGCGCCGCAGGTCCGGCGCGGTCGCGGGCTTCGCGCTCCTCGGTGCCGCCGCCCTCGCAGGCGCCGGCATCCTCGCGGGGGCTCCCGCGCTCGCCGACACCGACGGCGGCCCCGACCACTCGTCGCACGGGGACCACTCCAACCAGACCACCACGCCCATCAAGCACCTGGTCGTGATCTTCAACGAGAACGTCTCGTTCGACCACTACTTCGGGACCTACCCGAATGCGGCGAACACCGACGGCACCCCGTTCCACGCGGCGGCGGGCACCCCCTCCGCGAACACGCTCGTGACGAGCGGAACGCTCACCAGCAACCCCAACCTGTACGCGCCCCAGCGGCTGAGCCCGGCGCAGGCGCTGACCTGCGACCAGGACCACAACTACGCCGACGAGCAGGCCGCCGTGGACAACGGCAAGATGGACCTCTTCGTGCAGAAGACGAGCCGTGACGCGTGCACCGGCGCTTACGGGGCTCCCGGGCTCGTCATGGACTACTACGACGGCAACACGGTCACGGGACTCTGGAACTACGCCCAGAACTACGCGATGAGCGACAACAGCTGGGACACGACCTTCGGCCCCTCCACCCCCGGCGCGCTCAACCTCATCTCCGGCCAGACGCACGGAGGCACGGCCTACGACCCGAAGACGGGCGCCGTCCTCCCCGCCTCGACCGCCGTGCAGTCGCCTGACGCGGCCGGCGTCGGCACCGTGATCGGCGACCCCGACCCCGTCTACGACGACTGCTCGGACAACGACCACACCTCGACCTACCCGGTCGTCGGCATGTCCGGCAAGAACGTCGGTGACCTGCTGAACGCGCGTGGTGTGACCTGGGGCTGGTTCCAGGGAGGCTTCACGCCGACCACCGCCTGGGACGGCAAGGCGGGCGACTACGCCAAGTGCGACGCCACCACCGCCAACATCGGCGGCGCGACGCCGAAGGACTACTCGCCGCACCACTCGCCGTTCCAGTACTACAAGTCGACGTCGAACCCGCACCACCTTCCGCCGACCTCGGTGAAGGCGATCGGCCACACCGACCAGGCGAACCACCAGTACGACATCACGGCGTTCGACGCCGCGGTCAAGGCGGGCGACCTCCCCGCGGTCTCGTTCCTCAAGGCCCCGGAGGCGCAGGACGGTCACGCCGGCTACTCCGACCCGATCGACGAGCAGAAGTTCCTCGTGAACGAGATCAACGCCCTCCAGCAGTCGAAGGACTGGTCGAGCACCGCCGTCGTGGTCGCCTACGACGACTCGGACGGCTGGTACGACCACGTCGCGCCGACCGTCACCAACGGCTCGAACGACTCGAAGGTCGACTCGGCGGTCTGCACGAGCGTCACGACGATCGCGGGAGGCTACGCCGACCGCTGCGGGCCGAGCCAGCGCCTCCCGCTGCTCGTCGTCTCGCCGTGGGCCGCTCAGAACAAGATCGACCACACGAACACGAACCAGGCCAGCGTCCTGCGTTTCATCGAGAACAACTGGTTCACCGGCCGGATCGGGGACGCCTCCTTCGACGAGACCGCCGGCTCGCTCGCCGGCCTGTTCGACTGGGCGCACCCGCAGCAGCGCCAGGTCCTGCTCGACCCGGCGACCGGGGCCGTGGCGAAGGTCGTCCCGACCAAGCCGCACTGGCCCGAGCCCCCGCGAGACGGGTGGAAGTCGCAGCCGTAG
- a CDS encoding 5'-3' exonuclease has translation MLLDSASLYFRAFYGVPDTVTAPDGSPVNAVRGFLDIIAKLVTDFAPDELVACWDDDWRPRWRVELIPSYKAHRVAELVPGGVDVEEVPAPLVAQVPLIREVLDALSVPVVGAAEHEADDVIGTLAATSRRPVDVVTGDRDLFQLVDDSRDVRIVYTARGMSNLEVVTEATVRSKYGIGGAQYADFATMRGDTSDGLPGVAGVGEKTAAALLAEYGDLPGIIAAAEDPASAMKPAMRARFAAAAGYLEVAPRVVEVARDLELAPFEASIRRLPEEQRARLGELGAAWGLGGSLDRAVAALENASA, from the coding sequence ATGCTGCTGGACAGCGCCTCCCTGTACTTCCGCGCGTTCTACGGCGTGCCCGACACGGTGACCGCGCCGGACGGCTCGCCCGTGAACGCCGTCCGCGGGTTCCTCGACATCATCGCGAAGCTCGTCACCGACTTCGCGCCCGACGAGCTCGTCGCGTGCTGGGACGACGACTGGCGCCCCCGCTGGCGCGTCGAGCTGATCCCGAGCTACAAGGCGCACCGGGTCGCCGAGCTCGTGCCGGGCGGAGTCGACGTCGAGGAGGTGCCCGCACCGCTCGTCGCGCAGGTGCCGCTGATCCGGGAGGTGCTGGACGCTCTGTCGGTTCCGGTCGTCGGTGCGGCCGAGCACGAGGCCGACGATGTCATCGGCACGCTCGCGGCCACCTCCCGCCGGCCCGTCGATGTCGTGACCGGCGACCGCGATCTGTTCCAGCTGGTGGATGACTCGCGCGACGTCCGGATCGTCTATACCGCCCGCGGCATGAGCAACCTCGAGGTCGTCACCGAGGCGACGGTGCGCAGCAAGTACGGCATCGGAGGCGCCCAGTACGCCGACTTCGCCACGATGCGCGGCGACACCTCCGACGGGCTGCCCGGAGTGGCCGGAGTCGGCGAGAAGACCGCGGCCGCGCTGCTCGCGGAGTACGGGGACCTCCCCGGCATCATCGCTGCCGCCGAGGACCCGGCGAGCGCGATGAAGCCCGCGATGCGCGCCCGTTTCGCGGCGGCCGCCGGTTATCTCGAGGTCGCCCCGCGCGTCGTCGAGGTCGCCAGAGACCTCGAGTTGGCGCCGTTCGAGGCGAGCATCCGCCGACTGCCGGAGGAACAGCGGGCCCGGCTGGGCGAACTCGGCGCGGCGTGGGGTCTCGGAGGCTCGCTCGACCGAGCCGTGGCCGCACTGGAGAACGCGTCGGCCTGA